The uncultured Fusobacterium sp. DNA window AAAATTCTTTTCAGCACTTTTTGTATGAGCTGTTAAAAAATGCAACAGCCCCTTTCTTTGTTATTTATTATTAAACGTTTATATCTCTTACTCCACTTTCAATAAGTTTTAAATTTTCTCTTATTTTAGCTTTAAACTCTTCATTTGGCATTTTTTCTAAAGTTTCCATAATAACTTTATCTCCAAGAGCTCTCAAATCATCATCAGCATAATCTAATAAAAACTCTTTTAAAGTCATTAGAGCATTAGCTTCACACATAACATTGATCTGCCCACTCTTAGCTATCTCCATAAATCTATCCCCTGTACGTCCATTTCTATAACAAGCAGTACAATAACTTGGGATATATCCACTTTCAATTAAGCTTTTTAGCATTTCCATTGGAGATCTATTGTCCCCTAATTCAAATTGAGGTTTTTCATCTATATTTTTTTCTCTTTCTGAATATCCTCCAACACCAGTACAAGAACCACTACTTACTTGAGAAATTCCAATATCAATTATCTCATCTCTAAATCCTGCTTCTTCTCTAGTTGAAATAATAAGTCCTGTATAAGGAACTGCAAGTCTTAAAACTGCAACTAATTTTTTAAAGTTTTTATCTTCTACAAGGTGAGGATAATTTTCTAGTGATACATTTTCAGCAGGTCTTAATCTTGGTACAGATATAGTATGAGGTCCTACTCCTGTAACTTTTTCAAGCTCATTTGCATATCTAATCATAGCTATTGTTTCATATTTATAATCATAAAGTCCATAAAGAACTCCTATACCAACATCATCAATTCCTGCTTCTCTTGCTCTAAACATAGCAGTAGTATGGTATTCATAATCTTTTTTAGGTCCTTGAAGATGGAAATATTCATAAGTAGGTTTATGATATGATTCTTGGAAAAGAATGTATGTACCTATTTCAGCTTCTTTTAATTTTCTGTAATTTTCAACAGTTGTAGCAGCAATATTTACATTTATTCTTCTAATACTTCCATTTTTAAATTTTATTGAGTAGATATCTTTTATACAATCTAATACATAATCAATAGAACAATTTATAGGATCTTCTCCAGCTTCAAGAGCTATTCTTTTATGTCCAAGTTTTTCAAGAGCTTTAACTTCAGCTATTAATTCCTCACTATTTAATTTTTTTCTAAATAATTCATCATTACAATGTTTATAACCACAATATCTACAATTGTTTACACAATAGTTACTAATATAAAGTGGTGCAAACATAACAATTCTTTTTCCATAAATTTTCTCTTTAATTTTTTTTGAAACAGCATACATCTCTTCAAGTAAATTTTCATCTTTTATACTCAAAAGAATAGCAGCTTCTTCATCACTTATTCCTTCAGCTTTTTCAGCTTTTTTTAAAATCTCTCTAACTATTTCAGAATCTTCGCTTTTTTTCTCAGCGTCTGAAATAATTTGGTTTATTATATTTTCATCTAAAAAATCAAGATTATATTTATTCAAAATTATCCTCCTTATATATTTTATTTTGTTATTATTATATCACATTTTCTTATTAAATTATACTAAACATTGTATAATTTAGTTTCACGAGTAAAATTTGTTCAGTATCAAATAATTAATTTCCCTTTTTAAATAGAAAATATATAGTAAAGTGTGTTAGTTAATTTTTTTAAAAAATTATGTTATAATAATTTATATAACATGGAAAAAATGGAGGTATAAAAATAAAAAAAGTTATTATAATAGGTCTTATTGCTAGTCTTATTGGAGCTAAATTATATTTTGATAATGAAAATAAAGTAAAAAATGTTCAAGAAAAAGTTACAACAGTGGAAAAAACAATAAAAAAAGAAGGAGATACTATGGAAAAGAAGATGTTAAAAAGAGATGAGATTGATCAAAAATATAAATGGAATTTAACAGATTATTATGAAAACTGGGAAGCATGGGATAGAGAACTTTCAGAAGTAAAAGAGTTAATGAAAAAAGTTCCTGAATATAAGGGAAAAATAAGATATAGTTGTGAAAAATTTATTGAGTTAATAAAATTAGAAGAGGAGTTAAATAGAAGAGCTGAAAAATTATATGTATATCCATATATGTTAAAAGATTTAAACTCTAAAGATGAAGTTGCATCAATTAAAATGCAAGAAATTCAAGCACTATTCACTCAATACTCAGTAACAGTAGCTTGGATGACTCCTGAAATTTTAGAGATTCCAAAGGAAACTATGGAAAAATGGATAGAAAAAAATGAAGAGTTAAGAGATCAAAAATTTAATATAATGGAAATCTATAGATTACAAGGGCATGTATTAGATGCTGAAAAAGAAAAACTTCTTTCATACTATGGACAATATATGGGATCACCTGATGATATTTATGGAGAACTATCTATATCAGATATGAAGTGGAATGAAGTAGAGCTATCTGATGGATATAAAGGACCTGTTACAAATGGAATTTACTCAAAAGTACTGTCTACAAATAGAAATCAAGAAGATAGAAGAAAAGCTTTTGAAGCTCTTTATAGCTCTTTTGATGGAAATAAAAATACATATGCAGCTATCTATAGATCACTTTTACAAAGAGATGCTGCTTCTGCTCAAGCAAGAAACTATAATTCAACTTTAGAAAAAGCTTTAGAGCCTAAAAATGTCCCAGTAGAAGTATTTGAAACTCTTTTAAAATCAGCAATAGATAACAATGCTCCTCTACAAAGATATGTAAAACTTAGACAAAAAGCATTGGGATTAAAAGATTATCACTATTATGATAATAGCATAAACATTGTTGAATATAACAAAGAATTTGAATATGATAAAGCAAAAGAGATGGTATTAGCATCAGTAGCTCCATTAGGAGAAAAGTATACAAAGAAAATGGCAACTGCTTTAAGTGATGGTTGGATAGATGTATTTGAAACTGAAAATAAGAGAAGTGGAGCATACTCATTGGGAATCTACGATGTTCACCCATATGTACTTTTAAACTATCAAGGAACTATGGATGATGTATTTACAGTAGCTCACGAAATGGGACATGCTATGCACTCAACTCTTTCTAGTGAGGCTCAACCATATGCAACACATGACTATACAATATTTGTTGCAGAGGTAGCATCAACATTTAATGAAAGATTGATGTTAGATTACATGATAAAAAATAGTAATGATTCAAATGAAAAGATAGCTCTTATTGAACAAGCTCTAGGAAATATTGTAGGAACTTTCTATATTCAAACTCTATTTGCTAACTATGAGTATCAAGCTCATAAATTAGTTGAAGAGGGGAAAGCTATCACTCCAGATGTGTTAAGTGGAATTATGGATAATCTATTTAAACAATATTTTGGAGATACTCTTGCAATGGACGAACTTCAAAAAGTAATTTGGGCAAGAATTCCTCATTTCTTTAACTCTCCATATTATGTATATCAATATGCTACAAGCTTTGCTTCATCTGCAAATCTATATGATAGAATTACAAATGAAAAATATAGCCAAGAGGAGAGAGAAAAAGCTACTAAAGATTATTTAACTCTTCTTCAATCTGGAGGAAATGATCATCCTATGAGCCAACTTAAAAAAGCTGGTGTTGATTTAGAAAAAGAGGAAAGCTTCCATGCTGTAGCTAAAGAATTTGATAGATTACTTGATCTGTTAGAAGATGAATTAAAGAAGATAAATAAATAATTTGTTCTAAAAATGTTGCTTTTCATTTAAAACTTGACAAAGAAAAAAATATTTAATATAATAAAATCGTGGAAATTAGGCACATATAGCTTAATAGAGGAAGTAGGGTGCAATTCCCTCACAGTGAAAACTGCTGTAAGGTGGACGAAATCACAAGGTATCACTTGGAAACTGGGAAGGTGTGAAAGTAGGATGAAGCTAAGTCAGAAGACTTACCAATTTTATGATGTTAATAATATTGTCAAGATTATTATTTGTGAAAAATTGGACTCTAATTAGGAAACCCTAGTTAGAGTCTTTTTATTTTTAATACAACCATTTAGGAGGAGAGAATGAAAAAATATTTAATGCTAGCAGCTATATTAGCTGTTGGAACAACTGCAATAGCAGAGGAGAAAATAGCAAGTCAAAAGTTAAATGAAACGGTTATTTCAACTGAAAACTTTGAAACAAGTGTACTTGATACTGCTAAAAATATCACTATTGTAACTCAAGAGGAGATTCAAGCTAAGGGAGCTAATACAGTAGCTGAAGCTTTAAGAGGAGTGCCAGGTTTAACAATTACATCATCTGAAGGATCAGAACCTTATTTTGATTTAAGAGGTTATGGAGCTACTGCTGCTCAAAATACTCTTATTTTAATTGATGGGGTACCATTAAATAATATTCAAGGTAGCTGGTATTATACAAGTCAAATTCCTGTAAATATGATTGATAAAATAGAGGTAATTCCATCTGGTGGAGCTGTAATGTATGGAGATGGAGCAGCTGGAGGAGTTATTAATATTATTACTAAAGTACCTCAAGATAAGAAAAATTATGGTAGTGTAGGTTTAGAAATAGGTTCTTGGAAAACAGCAAAGGGAAGTTTAAACTATGGAACTAAAGTAACTGATAGATTATTAATGGATATTGCTTATACTGGATATAGAAGTGAAGGATTTAGAGATAAAACTCAAAGAGAACAATATAAAAAATATGATAAAGATGATAAAAAAGAAGCTATTTGGTTAAGAGGTAAATATCTTTTAGATAATGGAAGCTTAGAAGCCAACTATAGACATAATAAGTTAAAAGATTATTATTCAGGACCATTAACAAAAGATCAATTTGAAAAAGATCCTAGCATGGCAGGAGATTATAACGGAATCTGTGATAGTACTGAAGACAGTTATACATTAAAATATAATCAAAAAATAAATGAAAAATTTGATTTTTTAGTGTATGGAGGATATGAACAATTAGAATTTTATGGAGATAGTACTTGGACAACAAAGTATCTAGCAAGTCAATATTTTATTAAACCTCAAATTAAATATAATTATGGAGATAATAGTTATATTATACTAGGTGGTGACTATAAAGATGGAAAATCTGAAGATAAATTAAATACTTCAGCTAAAGATAAAACTAGAGAATCTTATGCAGGATATATTTTAAATAAAACAACTGTAGGAGATTGGCAATTTACTCAAGGTTATAGAAGAGAAAAAATAAAATATGACGCAGCAAAAAGAGAAGGAATTTTTGCTCCTTGGTATGATGCTAAAGAGAATCATGAGGCTAATAGTTATGAATTAGGAGTAAACTATTTATATTCTGATACTGGTAGTGTATATTTGAGTTATGTAAATGGTTATAGAAGTCCCAGTATTCAAGATTTAGGAGCACGTGATCTAAATAAAAAAATCAAATTACAAGAAACAGAAACTTATGAATTAGGTTTAAAAGATATGTATAAAAATACTTATATTTCAGCCTCAGTATTTTTAATGAATACTAAAGATGAAATTTATTATGATTCTGAAAAATATAAAAATAAAAATTTTGATGGAAAAATTGAAAGAAGAGGAGCTCAATTATCTTTAAATCATTATTTTGATAAATTAACTTTAAGAGAGGGAATCTCTTTTATTGAATCTGAAATTAAAGATGGAGTAAATAAAAATAATGAGTTTCCAGGAGTACCAAAATGGACAGTTAATTTAGGAGCTACTTATAACTTTACAGAAAAATTGATAGGAAATATTGATATGTACTATCAAAGTGCAGCTTATGGAAATGATGATTTTGCAAATAAACTTGGAAAAAATAATGAGTATACTACTGTAGATACAAATTTAACTTATAAATTTAATGAAAGGCTAGAAATTTATGGTGGAATTAAAAATCTATTTGATGAAGAATATTGTTCATCATTTGTTTTACAAGAATATCCAGGTTATGGAAGTCATAATCCAGCTGATGGAAGAAGTTATTATGCAGGATTTAGATGTAACTTCTAATAAAATTTAATAATGGAAAAGGGGGATAATTGAAAAGTTATCCCTTTTTTAATAATGATTGACACAACTCTTACACCTTGCTATTATAGTAATGAACAAAAATAGGTGGTGATAATAAGTGAAGATTTTAAGGTTTTTAAAAAAAATAATATTAGGAACTATCTTTTTTATAACAAAAGAGATATTTTCATTTTTAATAAAGGGATTTTTATTTCTAATTATTATCTTAGGAATAAGTGGTGTAGTTTTAAATGAATTTTTTAAAAAAGATAATATTATTATAGAAAATGAAAGTTATATTGAAATAGACTTGGCTAGAGAATTTAGAGAAAAAACTAAAAATTTACCTGAAATATTAAAAAATGAAGATGTAAACTTCTATTCTCTTCTAAAAACTTTTGATTCTATTGAAAAAGATGAAAAGATAAAGGGAGTTATACTTAAATTAGATAACCTTGCTTTAAATAGAGGACAAATTGAAGAGTTAAGCAAGAAAATTGCTTCATTAAAAAGTAACAATAAAATTATATATAGTTATATAACATCTGTTGATAATAGAAACTATTCTTTAGCAACAAAAAGTAATGAAATATTTATGCCTCCAGCAATGAGTGCAAATGTAAATATTACTGGATATTATACTAAAATGATGTACTATAAAAATCTAGCTGATAAATTAGGAATAAAAGTAAATGTAGTACATGTTGGAGATTATAAATCATATGGTGAACAATATGTAAAAGATAAAATGTCTCCTGAATATAAAGAAAATATGGAGAGACTTTTAAATAAAGTCTATGATAATTTTGTAGATAATATTAGTGAAGATAGGAGGCTAAATAAAAATCTGATTAATGAAAGAATTTTAGCTGGTGATCTAATGGTTTCAGAGCCTTATCAACTGAAAAAATTAGGAATGGTAGATGAGCTTATGTATTATGAACAAATTAAAGAGTTTGTTGGAAAAAAGAAAGTTATTTCTTTAGATAAATATCTTCAATATGTTTATGATAATAAAAAGTCTACTAAGAAAAATAATGATAAAATAGCTATTATTTATGCTGAAGGAACTATCTTAACGGGAGAAGAGCCTAGAAATCTTTCAGATCAATTAACACCAAATACAATAATAGCTGAATTAGATAAGGCTTTAAAAAATAAAAACATAAAGGGAATAGTATTGAGAGTAAACTCTCCTGGAGGCTCTGCTTTAGCTTCTGCTGTAATTAACAATAAGATTAAGGAAGTTGATAAGGTTAAGCCTGTATATGTCTCTATAGGAGGAATAGCAGCTTCAGGAGGATATTATATTTCTGCTGATGCAAAGAAAATTTTTGCTGATAAAGGAAGTCTTACAGGTTCGATAGGAGTTGTAAGTTTAATACCTAATGTTAAAGAGCTAGTTGAAAAAATAGATATAAATATTGAAGAATTGAAAAAAGGAGAATATGCAGATATATACTCTCTAACAAATGAAGTTACTAAAGATAAGTTAGACAAAATTTATGCTTCAAATTTAAAAGTCTATGATGAATTTTTAAATGTAGTCTCAGAGGGAAGAGATCTAAATAGGGAATATGTTCACTCAATAGCTCAAGGAAAGGTTTGGCTAGGAGAGGAAGCATTAGAATTAAAACTTGTAGATGAAATTGGAGGAATAGAAGATACAATAAGTAATTTAGCTAAGGATTTAAACTTAACTCATTATGATGTTATAGAAATTTCTGAATCTTTAGATTACAATTCAATCTTAAAAAAATATATTCCTTTAATAGAAGTAAGTGATAAAATTCAATCTATTTTTGTTGAAAAAGAGTTATATTTTAAATCTTTATATTATTTTCCCTATAATATTTAAGTAAAGGTTGAAAATTAGGTATAAATTATGATATAATCAATCGTAAAGAACACAAAACTAGGAGGAAATGATAATGGTTAGAAAATTAAAAGGTGGAAGAACTAATGGAGCAGGGAGCCAAATGGATATATTAAAACAAGCTCAAGTTATGCAACAACAAATGATGGCAGTTCAAGAAGGACTAAAAGAAAAAGAACTTGTTGCATCAGTTGGTGGAGGAGCTGTTACTGTTAAAGTAAATGGACAAAAAGAACTTCTTGAAGTTAAATTCAATGATGAAATAGTTAAAGAAGCTGCTGAAGATAAAGAAATGTTAGAAGATTTAGTTCTTTCTGCTGTTAAAGAAGCTATGAGACAAGCTGACGAATTAGCAGAAGCTGAAATGGGAAAAGTAACTGGTGGAATTAATATCCCTGGATTATTCTAATTAAATAATTAACCTTTAATTTTATTTTAAGACTGATTGGAAATAATTTCTTTTCAGTCTTTTTTTATCCCATCAAACTGAAAAAAGAAATTTACTTTCTGGCTAAATAATCAAAAAAATTAAAGAGCTTTCTATGATATTTTTTTCATAAAAAGCTCTTATTTTTTATTTATAAGTAAAAATAATTAAATTAATATTTATAAAAGATACTATCTCCTATAAACTCTTTTAATATTGAATCATCTGGAATATATTTTATATCTATATCTACAAAACAATATAAAAGTTTTATAAGACGTTTAGCTTCCTCATAATATTCACTATCAGGTTTAATTCTTATAAGTTCTCTAATAGCATATCTCTTTAAGACTCCAAGCTCATATACTAGATTAGAGTTAAATAATACATCCGCATCTTCTTGATATGGGAAGATATATTTCTCCTCTCCTCTTCTAACTGAGTCCCACATTGCTAATGTTTCCTCTGCTCCTGTCTCTCTTGCTAAACTATCTCTTACAATACGTCTTATCTCTCTTACATCACTTGTAGCTACTCTATTATGATTATCTATATTCAATTGAGTTAAACAACTCACATATACCTTAAATTTATTCTCTTTTGGAATAGATGATGTTAGTCTTTCATTAAGTCCATGAATTCCCTCAATGATTATCAATCCATTCTCTGGAACTTTCATCATCTTTCCTTTTTTCTCTCTTTCACCACTAACAAAATTATATTCAGGAATTTCAACTTCTTTTCCTGCAATAAGTTCAGTTAAATTTTCATTAAGCAATTTCAAATCTAAAGCTTCTATTGTTTCATAATCTTTATTTCCATATTCATCTAATGGAACATTTTTTCTTCCAATATAGTAGTTATCTAGAGATATAACTATTGGATTTTTTCCACTTGCTCTTAAATGAATATATAATCTTTTACTAAATGTCGTTTTCCCAGAAGATGATGGTCCTGCAATAGTTACTAATTTTATCCTTTCATCCTCTACAATTTGATCTGCTATTCTGGCTAAATTTTTATGATGTAATGCCTCATTTACTCTTACTAGCTCTCCTATCTCTCTATTTAATACTTTCTCATTTAAAGTACCAATAGTTGAAACGTCTAATATACTATTCCATTTTCCTGTCTCTTGAAAAATTTTAGCCATTTTAGGATTATCAATTGTTGGAGGTAGTTCATTTTCATTTTTTAAAGGATATTTTATTATAAACCCTTCATTATACTTTGTTAGTTCATAAAGTTTTATAACTCCAGTTGAAGAGTAAGGTTTTTCATACATAAAATCATGGTATCCTCCTACTTCATACTCCATCATTCCTGTCCAACCTGAATTATCTAAAAATTTCCTTATATCTTCTCTCTCTATCTTCTGACTTTTTAATTTTAAAGTATCATTATCTTCACATATAAGATTTATCTCATAATCCTTTTCTATTATCTCTTTCATTCTATTGTTAATTTTTTCAAGATCTTTCTCTTTTAAACTTCTACCAAGATCAATGGTTCCATAGGTTCCATTGTTTAGTGAATGATCTATTTCTACCCTTGCCTCTGGGTAAATGTCATTTACTGCTTTTAAAAAAACTAATTTTAAGGTTACTGCATACTTTCTCGGATTAAACTCTAACATAAATAACACCTCATTTTTTCATTTTATAAAGCTTGATATAGATATATTATAACAGATTTTTATATAAAAAGAAAAAGAATAAATCTAAAATTTAGATCTATTCTTTCTCTTAATACTATAGATATTATCCAAAAACAATATTAGAAATCCATACTGCCGTTAATAACCCTGCCACATCTGCAAGTAAACCAGCAGCAACTGCATGTCTTGTTTTTCTTATGCTTACTGCTCCAAAATATACTGCTAATACATAGAATGTTGTTTCTGTTGATCCACTCATTGTTGATGCCATTCTTCCTATTAATGAATCTGCACCATGTGTTTTCATTAAATCAACTAATATTCCATTTGCCCCTCCACCTGATAATGGTCTCATTATTGCTAATGGTAATACTTCTCCTGGCATTCCTATTTTTGATAATATTGGATCTAGTATTTTTACCATCCAATCTATGCTTCCTGAAGCTCTAAATATTCCTATTGCAACTAACATTGCAACTAAAAATGGAATTATTCTTACTGCTGTTGTGAATCCTTCCTTTGCTCCTTCACAAAACACCTCATAAACTTTTACTTTTTTTATTACTCCTGTTAATACTATCCCTAATATCATCACTGGTATTGCATATAAAGATATTAAATTCATTATTCCTGTAAATGTCATAATTTTTCCCCCTCTTACTATTTAGTTTCCTCTTTTGTTATTGTAACTTTTTCCCTCTTATATTTTGGAAGTTTCTCTAATACTTTACATGCTATTATTGCCACTGCTGTTGATACAATCGTTGCTACTATTGTTGGTCCTATTATATCAGCAGGGTTTGCTGCTCCTGCTGCTGATCTATATGCTATTGTACTTGATGATATCAATGTTACAGATGAAGTATTTATTGCTAAAAACATTACCATTGCATTTGAGGCTTCATCTTTATTTTCATTTAAATCTTGTAACTCTTGCATAGCTTTTATTCCTAATGGTGTTGCTGCATTTCCTAGTCCAAAGAAGTTTGCTGCCATATTTGCAACTATACTTCCCATTGCTGGATGATCTGCTGGTACTTCAGGGAATAATCTTACCATTATAGGTTTCATTAATAGTCCCATACCTCTTACTATTCCAGCTTCTTCAGCTATCTTCATTAACCCTAACCATAATGCCATTACTCCAATTAATCCTAATGATAGTTCTACTGCTGTTTCTGCCCATTCAATAGCCGCTGTTGAAACTACCTCTATATTTCCAGTCAAAGTTCCTACTATTATCCCTATTATTATCATTCCACACCAAATATAATTTATCATTTTTTCTCCTCCATCTTTTTTGTTTATTCCATACTATATATTTTATCAAATTATCATCTTTTTTCTATTCAACAAATCTATTTTTATTTTGTTCATATTTTTCTTTATTGTTATAATATTTTTATATATTCTCATCTAATTTTTTGTTCATATTTTATGAAAAATAAAAAACTGTGTCTTACATTTTAACTAAAATTCAGACACAGTTTTTTTATATATTTTTTTCAATCTCATCTATATATTCATATATTCTTTTCTCTAACCAATAAACTTTAGAAAATAGTGACGAAAAACCAACATGTCCTCCATATTTTGGCATCTCAAGGGTAATAAATTTATTACTCTCTGCCTCTTTTATAGGATAACACTTTTTAGACATAATAGGATCATCTAATGGAGTTAAAATTAAAGTTTTTACTTTTATATTAGGAATAAAATTAATACTACTTGTTTTCTCATAGTAATCAATAGCATCTATAAATCCATTATATTGAGCTGTAAAAAGATTATCAAAATCTTCCATATCCTCAACTTTATCTATAAGTTTCATATTTATAATATTAGGAAACATCTCATTTTTTAATTTTACCTTCTCTTTTAATTTTTTTAAAAAATATTTTCTATAAATAAAATTTTCTCTTTTTCTAAATTGAACAGAGTTCGAAACTAATTCACAAGGTGGTGATACTGCTACTCCACAAATAAGATTTTTAGGATACTCTTCCCTCTCCCCTAAATATTTTAAAACTAAATTTGCTCCTAAACTAAATCCTACTAAAGCAACTTTTTTATATTGAGAAGTTTCTTTTAAAGTTGTTTCTAAATCTTCTGTATATCCCATATGATAGAAAGTTAATTTTCTATTCATCTCCCCACTACAACCACGATAATTTATAGCTAAAACATCCCAACCTCTTTCAGAAAAATACCTAGCTGCTCCTTGAATATATTTACTCCTTGAGCTACCTTCTAACCCGTGACACAATACTATTGCCTTATCATTTCCATTTTTTATCCAATCTAAATCTAAAAAATCTCCATCAGGAGTATCTATTCTCTCTCTTTTATACTCTACATTTATTTTTCTAAAAAGAGTTGGAAAGCATGTATTAATATGTTTATTTTGAAATAAAAAGCAGGGTTTATATTCTAACATCTTTTAATCAAATCCTCCTATTTTAATAATAAAATTCTCTTTTTCTCAATTTACTTTTCAAATAAGTGTTGCTTTTTATCTCTCGAAAAAGATTTTTTTATTGAGAATATTTTTATAAATCCAGAAAAATTCTATCCTATTTAATAGATTAAGTCAATTATTTATTTTTATAAATAATTAAGTTTTTTAATTTTATATTGATTTTTTCATATTTCAATGTTATTGTAACTACATAGAGAGCTTTATTTATATTTTTGAAAGGATGTTTATGAAAAAAAGAAAGTTATTTTTAATTTTTTTCCCTTTGATATTAGGGATTACGATATATTTATTATATAGAAGTAGAAATCTATTTTATTTTAAAATTTTACATACAACATTTTTAAAAGATCCTATCTTACAAATACGTACTTTTGCTAAAATATATAGAAGATTTTTTTCCACTTGGGTTGTTTACTCTCTCCCAGATGGACTATGGTTATTTTCTTTTGGTGCTGCTTTATTAATAGATAGAATTTTTTATTTCTATAATTTTGTTGTATTTACTAGCATCTTTATTTTTATGATATCAATTGAATTTCTCCAACTATTTTTAGGTGGTCATGGAACTTTTATAGGAACTTTTGATAAAGCTGATCTCCTTTGTTTTACTTTGGGGTATATCTCTATTGTTCTAATTTCAAATTATCTACATAAATCTAATAAACCAGATAAAACTCTGTTTACTTTTGAAAATAAGAAAAAAGAGTTTCTATATAACATTAAAACTATTATAATATTTGCTATTCTTG harbors:
- a CDS encoding nucleoside kinase is translated as MLEFNPRKYAVTLKLVFLKAVNDIYPEARVEIDHSLNNGTYGTIDLGRSLKEKDLEKINNRMKEIIEKDYEINLICEDNDTLKLKSQKIEREDIRKFLDNSGWTGMMEYEVGGYHDFMYEKPYSSTGVIKLYELTKYNEGFIIKYPLKNENELPPTIDNPKMAKIFQETGKWNSILDVSTIGTLNEKVLNREIGELVRVNEALHHKNLARIADQIVEDERIKLVTIAGPSSSGKTTFSKRLYIHLRASGKNPIVISLDNYYIGRKNVPLDEYGNKDYETIEALDLKLLNENLTELIAGKEVEIPEYNFVSGEREKKGKMMKVPENGLIIIEGIHGLNERLTSSIPKENKFKVYVSCLTQLNIDNHNRVATSDVREIRRIVRDSLARETGAEETLAMWDSVRRGEEKYIFPYQEDADVLFNSNLVYELGVLKRYAIRELIRIKPDSEYYEEAKRLIKLLYCFVDIDIKYIPDDSILKEFIGDSIFYKY
- a CDS encoding spore maturation protein is translated as MTFTGIMNLISLYAIPVMILGIVLTGVIKKVKVYEVFCEGAKEGFTTAVRIIPFLVAMLVAIGIFRASGSIDWMVKILDPILSKIGMPGEVLPLAIMRPLSGGGANGILVDLMKTHGADSLIGRMASTMSGSTETTFYVLAVYFGAVSIRKTRHAVAAGLLADVAGLLTAVWISNIVFG
- a CDS encoding nucleoside recognition domain-containing protein, which codes for MINYIWCGMIIIGIIVGTLTGNIEVVSTAAIEWAETAVELSLGLIGVMALWLGLMKIAEEAGIVRGMGLLMKPIMVRLFPEVPADHPAMGSIVANMAANFFGLGNAATPLGIKAMQELQDLNENKDEASNAMVMFLAINTSSVTLISSSTIAYRSAAGAANPADIIGPTIVATIVSTAVAIIACKVLEKLPKYKREKVTITKEETK
- a CDS encoding alpha/beta fold hydrolase, producing the protein MLEYKPCFLFQNKHINTCFPTLFRKINVEYKRERIDTPDGDFLDLDWIKNGNDKAIVLCHGLEGSSRSKYIQGAARYFSERGWDVLAINYRGCSGEMNRKLTFYHMGYTEDLETTLKETSQYKKVALVGFSLGANLVLKYLGEREEYPKNLICGVAVSPPCELVSNSVQFRKRENFIYRKYFLKKLKEKVKLKNEMFPNIINMKLIDKVEDMEDFDNLFTAQYNGFIDAIDYYEKTSSINFIPNIKVKTLILTPLDDPIMSKKCYPIKEAESNKFITLEMPKYGGHVGFSSLFSKVYWLEKRIYEYIDEIEKNI